One window from the genome of Leptospira broomii serovar Hurstbridge str. 5399 encodes:
- a CDS encoding N-acetylmuramoyl-L-alanine amidase family protein: MEKNHILLRGLILFLFFGIAPLSAQVRIATIGKNRYVHLEEIRKRIPSLQTKFEPAILVGSISHPSGEIRFRIGSSFYAINGSLEKTSLPVLYQNRDFLLPPEVVEAIFVRLLPDDVKYEFHDTELVFEILPKAELLRLSSIILDAGHGGKDPGTSSNKGLQEKSVSLQVAKILKKFLNKVYPEVRVVLTRGEDTFVELERRSEIANKEIQKGGSVVFVSLHCNASISEDVNGFEVYYLSQTPSTESARETSILENRIVGKKGSLGIKKIQAGMLSSLVQRRSRSLAHNVESEMKKKLGPKILSRGVKKADFSVLRGSLMPAILVEMGYLTNGKESELLASQAQQVRVAKSILEGIRAYELAKD; the protein is encoded by the coding sequence TTGGAAAAAAATCACATCCTTCTTCGGGGACTGATTCTATTCCTTTTCTTCGGAATTGCTCCGCTTTCCGCCCAAGTTCGCATAGCTACGATCGGAAAAAATCGTTATGTGCACTTGGAGGAAATTCGTAAAAGGATTCCCAGCCTCCAAACAAAATTCGAACCGGCGATTCTCGTTGGTTCGATTTCTCATCCTTCCGGTGAAATTCGTTTTCGGATCGGCTCGTCTTTTTACGCAATCAACGGAAGTTTAGAAAAAACAAGTCTTCCAGTATTGTATCAGAATCGAGATTTTCTTTTACCTCCGGAAGTGGTTGAGGCCATTTTTGTACGTCTCTTACCCGACGATGTTAAATACGAATTTCATGATACCGAATTGGTATTCGAGATTCTGCCGAAGGCGGAGCTTCTTCGTTTATCTTCAATTATCCTAGATGCAGGTCACGGCGGAAAGGATCCGGGCACCTCTTCTAATAAAGGTTTACAAGAAAAATCCGTCTCGCTTCAAGTCGCTAAAATACTGAAGAAGTTTCTAAATAAAGTGTATCCGGAAGTAAGAGTCGTTTTGACGAGAGGAGAAGATACTTTCGTCGAGTTGGAACGTAGATCGGAAATTGCGAATAAAGAAATTCAAAAAGGCGGATCGGTCGTATTCGTCAGTTTGCATTGTAACGCATCGATATCCGAGGATGTAAACGGTTTCGAAGTGTATTATCTTTCGCAAACACCTTCTACCGAATCTGCTCGGGAGACTTCTATTCTGGAAAACCGTATTGTCGGAAAAAAGGGAAGCTTAGGTATTAAAAAAATACAGGCGGGAATGTTATCTTCCCTGGTCCAACGCAGAAGCCGTTCTCTCGCACATAATGTCGAATCGGAGATGAAAAAAAAGCTTGGTCCTAAGATATTGTCCCGAGGGGTCAAAAAGGCCGATTTCTCAGTTTTACGCGGGAGCTTAATGCCTGCAATTCTTGTGGAGATGGGTTATTTGACTAACGGGAAAGAGTCCGAACTTCTGGCGAGTCAGGCTCAACAAGTTCGGGTTGCAAAAAGCATCCTGGAAGGAATACGAGCCTATGAACTGGCAAAAGATTAA
- a CDS encoding DEAD/DEAH box helicase, producing MKFEELNLEPNLQKSIEKAGFVELTPIQEKAIPHGIEGKDITGLAQTGTGKTVAFLVPIIHNILTKGIKGVSTLILAPTRELVIQISEEAEKLLKYTDYRVVPIIGGTDYKSQNRDLQALNGIIVATPGRLIDLARGGTADLDKVEFFVLDEADRMLDMGFINDIRWLLHKCKNRKQTLLFSATLSVEVMRLAYRFMNDPVEIQINPDKLITERIDQKLVHLGREEKLPYMVNAILDAEVDGQGIIFTNFKANIPRIVQTLRRYGIPVTGISSDLDQKKRLRLMRDFKSGRFKFMVATDVASRGIDVENIGVVFNYDLPQDTENYVHRIGRTARAGRLGKSISFCSETDYNELEKIERYLKQKIEVTPVDEELLDFPKGVFEPFLAGDAYDQAPKGRDQRHERNGNGNGRRPQGRDGGFHKKEERPVSSNGNRHAADKDRGPRENRDRNRDPRGPKPFDKKRPEAVIKEAEQFLQKADTVMGAVVESRDKNPKRKKKNKNRPKENGFVQNSVTTQTPRNDIYDKKKRNLFDINESSRNQSKQKESIWKKITSFFGD from the coding sequence ATGAAATTCGAAGAATTAAACCTCGAACCAAATCTGCAAAAATCAATCGAAAAAGCAGGTTTCGTCGAGCTTACACCGATCCAGGAGAAGGCCATCCCCCATGGAATAGAGGGGAAGGACATCACCGGATTAGCTCAGACCGGCACAGGAAAGACAGTAGCTTTTCTTGTTCCGATCATCCACAACATCCTGACCAAGGGAATCAAAGGCGTCAGCACGCTTATACTAGCTCCTACAAGAGAGCTTGTGATCCAGATATCCGAGGAAGCGGAGAAGCTCCTAAAGTACACCGACTACCGTGTCGTTCCGATCATCGGAGGTACCGATTACAAGTCGCAAAACCGCGATTTGCAGGCTCTAAACGGAATCATCGTCGCCACACCAGGGCGTCTGATCGATTTGGCTAGAGGCGGTACTGCGGATTTAGACAAAGTAGAGTTTTTCGTCCTAGACGAAGCCGATCGAATGCTCGATATGGGTTTCATCAACGACATTCGTTGGTTACTTCATAAGTGCAAGAATCGTAAACAGACTCTCTTGTTTTCCGCCACGTTATCGGTCGAAGTGATGAGATTAGCGTATCGCTTTATGAACGATCCTGTAGAGATCCAGATTAATCCCGATAAACTGATCACCGAAAGAATCGATCAAAAACTCGTTCACCTAGGAAGGGAAGAAAAACTCCCTTACATGGTAAACGCGATTTTGGACGCAGAAGTCGACGGCCAGGGAATTATATTCACTAATTTTAAAGCGAATATTCCTCGAATCGTTCAGACTCTCCGTAGGTACGGAATTCCGGTAACCGGAATCTCCTCCGATTTGGACCAGAAAAAAAGACTTCGCTTAATGAGAGATTTCAAGTCTGGTCGATTCAAATTCATGGTTGCGACCGACGTTGCCAGTCGTGGAATCGACGTCGAGAATATCGGGGTGGTATTTAATTATGATCTCCCGCAAGATACCGAAAACTATGTTCACCGAATAGGACGTACCGCGAGAGCGGGGCGACTCGGAAAGTCCATCAGCTTTTGTTCGGAGACCGACTATAACGAGCTCGAGAAAATAGAACGTTACTTGAAGCAAAAGATAGAAGTCACTCCTGTCGACGAAGAATTATTAGATTTTCCTAAAGGGGTTTTCGAACCGTTTCTTGCCGGAGACGCTTACGATCAGGCGCCCAAAGGGAGAGACCAGCGTCATGAGAGAAACGGAAATGGAAACGGTAGACGCCCTCAAGGACGCGACGGCGGTTTCCACAAAAAAGAGGAACGCCCAGTCTCCTCAAACGGCAACCGACATGCTGCGGATAAGGATCGGGGACCTAGGGAAAATCGAGATCGAAATAGGGATCCGCGTGGACCGAAGCCTTTCGATAAGAAAAGACCTGAAGCCGTTATCAAAGAAGCGGAACAATTTCTACAAAAGGCCGATACCGTTATGGGTGCGGTCGTAGAATCTAGGGATAAGAATCCTAAGCGCAAAAAGAAAAATAAAAATCGTCCAAAGGAGAATGGGTTCGTACAAAATTCCGTAACGACACAAACTCCTAGAAACGATATTTACGATAAGAAGAAACGGAATCTATTCGATATCAACGAATCTTCAAGAAATCAATCCAAGCAGAAGGAATCCATTTGGAAAAAAATCACATCCTTCTTCGGGGACTGA
- a CDS encoding class I SAM-dependent methyltransferase — protein MDSILDLEPHPRYPDAYLVCRRTGVHFYKLAKEREYEDSYFQEEYKNQYDRTYHEDEPQVRDLAKRRLSALRMFQDPNQKSLFEIGCAAGFFLDEARKAGYRVKGLELSRTEADYAKSQLGLDVKSGSFLEDKFLPSEKFDTVCAFFVIEHFRDAETVFGRISNLVKPGGVLFLGLPSLFGPSYSTNPADWFQNHPSDHFWDYSPNSLKKMLKLYGWRTVYKKPMSYHPNRDRGWKGKYLTHPLFIRYANLACYADTFHLIAIKNI, from the coding sequence ATGGATTCTATCTTAGACCTTGAACCCCACCCGAGATATCCCGATGCGTACCTAGTTTGCCGTCGGACGGGAGTGCATTTCTATAAACTCGCCAAAGAGCGAGAGTATGAAGATTCATACTTTCAGGAAGAATACAAAAATCAGTACGATAGAACTTATCACGAAGATGAGCCCCAAGTACGGGATTTGGCGAAGCGCCGATTGTCTGCTTTAAGGATGTTTCAAGATCCGAATCAAAAATCACTTTTTGAGATCGGTTGTGCAGCCGGTTTTTTTTTAGACGAGGCCAGAAAGGCAGGATATCGAGTAAAAGGTTTGGAGCTTTCCCGCACTGAAGCAGATTATGCAAAGAGTCAGCTGGGATTAGATGTAAAATCGGGCTCTTTTTTGGAAGATAAGTTCCTACCGAGTGAGAAATTCGACACGGTTTGCGCCTTTTTCGTAATTGAGCATTTTCGAGACGCCGAGACGGTTTTTGGTCGAATTTCAAATTTGGTAAAACCGGGGGGAGTCCTCTTTTTAGGACTTCCTTCCCTATTCGGACCGTCTTATAGCACGAATCCGGCCGATTGGTTTCAGAACCATCCGAGCGACCATTTTTGGGATTATTCCCCTAATTCCCTGAAAAAAATGTTGAAATTGTACGGTTGGCGCACGGTATATAAGAAACCTATGTCCTACCACCCGAACAGAGATCGGGGCTGGAAGGGAAAATATCTAACTCATCCTCTATTTATCCGTTATGCGAATCTCGCATGCTATGCGGACACATTTCACTTAATCGCGATTAAAAATATATGA
- a CDS encoding RidA family protein, producing the protein MSVLERIKSLGRELPPAPKAIAAYIPATRAGQFVFTSGQLPMREGSLISTGALGFDLLVSDVKEATEQATLNGLAAISAVAGGLDKIKSIVKVGVFVASASDFTEQHLVANYASNLLLEIFGEAGRHARFAVGCVSLPLGAPVEVELTVLVD; encoded by the coding sequence ATGAGTGTTCTTGAAAGGATCAAATCCTTAGGTCGCGAATTACCGCCTGCGCCAAAAGCGATAGCCGCTTATATTCCTGCGACCCGTGCCGGCCAATTTGTATTTACTTCCGGACAACTCCCGATGCGGGAAGGAAGCCTAATCTCCACCGGAGCGCTCGGTTTTGATCTATTAGTCAGCGATGTAAAAGAAGCCACTGAACAGGCTACATTAAACGGCTTGGCTGCGATATCTGCGGTCGCCGGTGGATTGGATAAAATCAAATCGATTGTTAAAGTCGGAGTTTTTGTTGCCTCTGCTTCCGATTTCACCGAGCAGCATTTAGTGGCAAATTATGCCTCGAATCTTCTTTTGGAAATCTTCGGGGAGGCAGGTCGTCATGCTCGCTTTGCAGTCGGTTGCGTTTCCTTACCGTTAGGCGCTCCAGTAGAAGTGGAATTGACCGTGCTTGTGGATTAA
- a CDS encoding metal-sulfur cluster assembly factor, with protein sequence MPLLEEPKTDIERKIYDEISRVEDPEIGISVAELGLIYRIQVEEGKAKIEMTYTSMACPAGPQMKKEIQDNALRVDGVNEAEVEVVWTPKWDPRTMASEEAKMDLGIFDY encoded by the coding sequence ATGCCTTTATTAGAAGAACCTAAAACAGACATCGAAAGGAAGATATACGATGAAATCAGCAGGGTGGAAGATCCGGAGATAGGCATTTCCGTCGCAGAGCTCGGTTTGATATATCGAATTCAGGTAGAAGAAGGTAAGGCAAAAATCGAGATGACTTACACTTCTATGGCATGCCCTGCGGGACCGCAAATGAAGAAAGAAATACAAGATAATGCTCTTCGCGTCGACGGGGTTAACGAGGCCGAAGTGGAAGTCGTATGGACTCCGAAATGGGATCCGAGAACCATGGCCTCCGAAGAAGCTAAAATGGATTTAGGCATATTTGATTACTGA
- the sufU gene encoding Fe-S cluster assembly sulfur transfer protein SufU, with the protein MSLNDELYKEVLLDHYQNPRHYGVLQNADLHQEGVNPLCGDEVELFLKLEDDRISDIRFQGKGCSISQASSSMLTDCLYGKTLSEARKLLEDFRGMLLEDREPNFPEEFEDLESLEAVKKIPARIKCAVLPWNTLEKALEKAPKTI; encoded by the coding sequence GTGTCCTTAAACGATGAACTTTATAAAGAGGTTCTCCTAGACCATTATCAGAATCCCCGTCATTACGGGGTACTCCAGAATGCGGATCTCCATCAAGAAGGCGTCAATCCTCTTTGTGGGGACGAAGTGGAACTTTTTTTAAAATTGGAGGACGATAGAATTTCGGATATCCGATTTCAAGGGAAAGGCTGTTCGATATCGCAGGCTTCTTCTTCGATGCTAACGGACTGTCTATACGGAAAAACTTTGTCCGAAGCTAGGAAGTTGCTGGAAGACTTTAGAGGAATGTTGCTGGAAGATAGAGAGCCGAATTTTCCGGAAGAATTCGAAGACCTTGAGTCTCTGGAAGCAGTCAAAAAAATACCGGCAAGAATCAAATGTGCCGTTCTTCCTTGGAATACTCTTGAAAAAGCGTTGGAAAAGGCCCCGAAAACCATATAA
- a CDS encoding cysteine desulfurase codes for MNGKPLVFLDSAASSQKPYSVIDAERKFYETENANIHRGVYALSQKATEKYEFARIKVARFIGAPCAKVIIFTRNTTESINLVAQSWGRTNIHEGDEIVLTELEHHSNLVPWQMLAQEKQAVLKFIPLNYDATLDLSNLDQIITERTKLVAVAQMSNVTGTLHDLDSIVKRAREVGAKVLVDGAQGVCHLPERVQKQDFDFYAFSAHKMLGPTGVGVLYAKEEILEAMPPWMGGGDMIAKVWKEKSTYADLPARLEAGTPNIAGVIGFGAAIEYLESVGMNEIRNHELELLAYALERMEDFGGLELYGPRDLTKRGGVISFNFPGVHPHDVGSILDEEGIAIRVGHHCAQPFMDFMRISGTCRASLYLYNTKEDVDSLLDGLKKVKEIFGRVLKR; via the coding sequence ATGAACGGAAAGCCGCTTGTATTTTTAGATAGTGCGGCTAGTTCACAGAAACCGTATTCGGTTATCGATGCCGAGCGGAAATTTTATGAAACGGAAAACGCAAATATTCACCGCGGGGTATATGCTCTTTCGCAAAAGGCGACCGAGAAATACGAGTTCGCTAGAATTAAAGTCGCCCGATTTATCGGCGCGCCCTGCGCCAAGGTAATCATATTTACCAGAAATACGACGGAGTCCATCAACCTGGTTGCCCAGTCTTGGGGACGAACAAACATCCACGAGGGAGACGAAATCGTATTAACCGAACTCGAACATCATTCTAATTTAGTTCCCTGGCAGATGTTGGCACAGGAAAAGCAAGCCGTATTAAAATTTATCCCTCTCAATTATGATGCTACATTAGATTTAAGTAATCTTGATCAAATCATTACCGAACGCACTAAGCTCGTGGCAGTGGCTCAAATGTCCAACGTCACCGGGACGCTTCACGATTTGGATTCTATCGTAAAGAGAGCTAGAGAAGTCGGAGCAAAGGTTTTGGTGGACGGAGCGCAAGGGGTCTGTCATCTTCCCGAGAGAGTTCAAAAACAGGATTTTGATTTTTACGCATTCTCCGCCCATAAAATGTTAGGGCCGACAGGAGTGGGTGTTCTTTACGCCAAAGAGGAAATTTTAGAAGCGATGCCCCCTTGGATGGGGGGAGGCGATATGATCGCCAAGGTTTGGAAGGAGAAATCCACCTATGCGGATCTCCCGGCTCGTTTAGAAGCCGGTACGCCGAATATCGCAGGAGTCATCGGCTTCGGAGCGGCGATCGAGTATTTAGAATCTGTCGGAATGAATGAGATTCGAAACCACGAGTTGGAGCTCCTCGCGTACGCGCTGGAAAGAATGGAAGATTTCGGCGGTTTGGAATTGTACGGTCCTCGGGACTTAACGAAGCGAGGCGGGGTGATTTCTTTCAATTTTCCGGGAGTACATCCGCATGATGTGGGTTCCATTCTGGACGAAGAAGGAATCGCCATCCGTGTGGGACATCATTGCGCTCAACCGTTTATGGACTTTATGAGAATTTCCGGAACTTGCCGCGCTTCTCTCTATCTTTACAACACGAAAGAAGACGTAGACAGTCTTCTCGACGGTCTAAAGAAGGTGAAGGAGATTTTCGGCCGTGTCCTTAAACGATGA
- a CDS encoding non-heme iron oxygenase ferredoxin subunit, whose protein sequence is MGTYRKLVKVSELKEGKVSVVETKYSRIGLTIIGGEICAFEDVCTHDGEAISHGELKGDVITCPRHFAKFNIRDGKALCMPAVENLPIFRTRIVDDEVEVELED, encoded by the coding sequence ATGGGGACGTATCGAAAGCTGGTTAAGGTTTCCGAATTGAAGGAAGGGAAGGTCAGCGTCGTTGAGACGAAATACAGCAGAATCGGTCTAACAATTATAGGAGGCGAGATCTGCGCGTTCGAGGATGTCTGTACGCACGACGGGGAAGCCATATCCCACGGCGAGCTTAAAGGGGACGTAATCACCTGCCCTAGGCATTTCGCAAAGTTTAATATACGGGACGGTAAAGCGCTATGCATGCCGGCTGTGGAGAATCTTCCGATATTTCGAACGAGAATCGTAGATGACGAAGTGGAAGTGGAATTGGAGGATTGA
- the sufD gene encoding Fe-S cluster assembly protein SufD, with product MIGFSREQIERMHLKESFSEYLSALQEPQLLKEFRLKANSFLEKAPFPNPHLESWRKLNLSTFKPDDFTDPCPQSCMEFTLNDSAVATQLSELDPENLKIVLQSLESFLSFYKNEWVSLFAASRFTHAYYIKLKNLPLDGRIPEVSIACRSGNFIVPLLIIDVPPGVKSGFLERWESESNQNFLFMNGISLLTTGAGADFQYSSIENLGDSTFRFRTTHAYQGRDTKFHASIATWGGYRGKAFYDSEVAGKGAWTRYVGLAPLRNREFHDTEIRILHEESHGHSSILYRTAIKGKAHNVFTGNLRIPANCKDVGAVQINNNLLLDRSARAESIPKLEVFADSVKCEHGATVGEIDDEQLFYLASRGISKEEARKMIVEGFLAEVIREFPSESIREELTEVINSRMLGDS from the coding sequence ATGATTGGATTCTCTCGGGAACAAATTGAAAGAATGCATTTAAAAGAATCCTTTTCGGAATATCTATCCGCACTACAGGAGCCTCAGCTTCTAAAAGAATTCCGCTTAAAGGCGAATTCTTTTTTAGAAAAAGCTCCGTTTCCCAATCCTCATCTAGAGTCCTGGAGAAAATTGAATCTCTCCACCTTCAAGCCGGATGATTTTACCGATCCCTGTCCGCAATCCTGTATGGAATTTACTCTGAACGATTCCGCAGTAGCGACTCAACTATCCGAGTTGGACCCTGAAAATCTTAAGATCGTTCTTCAGTCGTTAGAATCCTTTTTATCTTTTTATAAAAACGAATGGGTTTCCTTATTTGCGGCATCTCGATTTACTCATGCATATTATATAAAATTAAAGAACCTTCCGTTAGACGGTCGGATTCCGGAAGTTTCCATCGCTTGCCGAAGCGGGAATTTCATTGTACCGTTACTGATAATCGACGTACCGCCTGGAGTAAAATCCGGATTTCTAGAACGGTGGGAATCCGAATCGAATCAAAATTTTCTGTTTATGAACGGTATTAGTTTACTTACGACCGGAGCGGGGGCCGACTTCCAGTATTCCAGCATAGAAAATTTGGGCGATTCCACGTTTCGCTTTCGAACGACTCATGCCTACCAAGGTAGAGATACTAAATTTCATGCGTCTATCGCGACCTGGGGCGGATATAGAGGAAAGGCATTCTATGATTCGGAAGTCGCGGGAAAAGGAGCGTGGACTAGATACGTCGGTTTAGCTCCGCTACGTAACCGAGAATTTCACGATACCGAGATTCGAATTTTGCATGAAGAAAGTCATGGACATAGCTCCATTCTTTATAGAACGGCGATCAAAGGTAAGGCTCATAATGTTTTTACGGGAAACCTGAGAATCCCCGCAAATTGCAAGGATGTAGGCGCCGTTCAGATTAATAATAATCTTCTCTTGGATCGATCGGCAAGGGCGGAATCGATTCCAAAGCTGGAAGTATTCGCCGACAGCGTAAAATGCGAGCACGGCGCAACGGTCGGAGAGATAGACGACGAACAATTGTTTTATCTGGCTTCCCGGGGCATTTCTAAAGAGGAAGCGCGTAAAATGATCGTGGAAGGATTTCTCGCCGAAGTAATCCGGGAGTTTCCGTCCGAGTCGATCCGTGAGGAATTGACGGAGGTCATTAATTCGCGTATGTTGGGAGATTCCTAA
- the sufC gene encoding Fe-S cluster assembly ATPase SufC codes for MAENLRIVGLRAGIETESGEIQEILKGVDLVINDGEVHAIMGPNGSGKSTLSNVIMGHPKYKILSGDILFRGASILESSTDERARAGIFLCFQYPTSIPGVTIGNFLRTILKSVRGKDLPVKEFRKELKEAMASLDVPDSWVARYVNDGFSGGEKKRNEILQMALLKPRLAILDETDSGLDIDALRIISEGITKSKSSDRSILLITHYQRMLNYVTPDFVHVFAQGRILKTGTRELALELEEKGYDWILSGTN; via the coding sequence GTGGCGGAAAACCTACGAATCGTTGGTCTGCGGGCGGGAATCGAGACCGAATCCGGAGAAATTCAGGAAATCCTAAAAGGAGTCGACCTAGTAATAAACGACGGCGAAGTCCATGCTATTATGGGCCCGAACGGCTCCGGTAAAAGCACCTTATCCAACGTAATTATGGGTCACCCGAAATATAAGATTTTGTCCGGGGATATTCTGTTTAGAGGAGCTTCAATTCTAGAAAGTTCCACCGACGAAAGAGCGCGTGCCGGCATTTTTCTTTGCTTTCAATATCCGACCAGCATTCCGGGCGTTACGATCGGAAATTTTCTTAGGACAATACTGAAATCCGTCAGAGGAAAAGATCTACCCGTAAAAGAATTCCGTAAAGAATTGAAGGAAGCGATGGCTTCCCTAGATGTTCCCGATTCTTGGGTAGCGCGCTACGTTAACGACGGATTTTCCGGCGGCGAAAAAAAGAGGAATGAAATTCTTCAAATGGCTCTTTTGAAGCCTAGGCTTGCGATCTTGGACGAGACCGATTCTGGATTGGATATCGACGCCCTGCGGATTATCAGCGAAGGGATTACTAAGAGTAAATCCTCCGATCGATCCATCCTTCTAATTACACATTATCAAAGAATGCTCAATTATGTTACGCCGGACTTCGTACATGTGTTTGCTCAGGGAAGAATCTTAAAGACCGGAACGCGAGAACTTGCTCTCGAACTAGAAGAGAAAGGATATGATTGGATTCTCTCGGGAACAAATTGA
- a CDS encoding EAL domain-containing protein encodes MLAEYESHQILSLGEGYYSPHYQPILDVGNRNIVGYEVLGRVLSPETQEYHSLGYHFHNPDTDAVRLVHIDRIIREKAIKHLKDTGLKTKMFLNMMPNFLSMVYSGEVLDIKRLHILHLIDKYDINPTDMVLEITEDKFEGNIEKLLYIVSVFRERGIKIAVDDLGVGFSNLERIGYIHPDIMKVDIKIMRESLNRRSFKNVLAAISEMSQRLGSQLLFEGVETEEELYLALSMEANLLQGFYFSKPALDFQDKKRFNKTLKNSLEKFSGLRFLEIVENLKKQKLFSDEFLEIFKNMENGSLDGLTNGLEEHLSSLPKEVSSVLVCDLQGYQVTPTFQRDSFEDPWIKLLTEIGNNYAWKPFFIHHKAESFHSNRLWGFTEPIHDIDTKRQYVLFTLNLGSNYVLVLRLNWELF; translated from the coding sequence ATGCTTGCAGAATACGAGTCCCATCAAATTCTCTCATTAGGGGAAGGTTATTATTCTCCTCATTACCAACCCATTCTGGATGTCGGAAACCGTAATATCGTAGGTTACGAAGTTCTCGGCAGAGTGCTTTCTCCCGAAACTCAAGAGTATCATTCGCTCGGATATCACTTTCACAATCCCGATACGGATGCCGTCAGACTGGTTCATATCGATCGGATTATCAGAGAAAAGGCAATAAAACATCTAAAAGACACCGGTCTTAAAACGAAGATGTTCTTAAATATGATGCCGAACTTCCTTTCTATGGTATATAGCGGGGAAGTGTTGGATATCAAACGACTTCATATTTTACATTTGATCGACAAATATGATATTAATCCGACGGATATGGTTCTTGAAATCACAGAGGACAAATTCGAAGGAAATATCGAAAAGCTTTTATACATCGTAAGTGTCTTTCGTGAAAGAGGCATCAAGATCGCCGTCGACGATTTAGGCGTCGGTTTTTCCAATCTGGAACGCATCGGTTATATCCACCCGGATATCATGAAAGTGGATATTAAGATCATGAGAGAAAGTCTGAACCGGCGGTCTTTCAAGAACGTACTGGCGGCCATTTCAGAGATGTCGCAGCGCCTAGGATCTCAGCTTTTATTCGAGGGAGTGGAGACGGAAGAAGAATTGTATCTGGCTCTTTCTATGGAAGCGAATTTATTACAGGGGTTCTATTTTTCCAAACCCGCTCTGGATTTCCAAGATAAGAAGAGATTTAATAAAACTCTAAAGAACTCTCTGGAGAAGTTTTCGGGACTTAGATTCTTAGAGATTGTCGAGAACTTGAAGAAGCAAAAATTATTCTCCGACGAATTTTTGGAAATCTTTAAGAACATGGAAAATGGAAGTCTAGACGGCTTAACGAACGGTCTGGAGGAACATTTATCTTCCCTCCCTAAGGAAGTTAGTTCCGTGCTTGTTTGCGACTTACAAGGATATCAAGTTACGCCTACGTTTCAGCGAGACTCGTTTGAAGATCCTTGGATTAAGCTTTTGACCGAAATCGGAAATAATTACGCATGGAAGCCTTTCTTTATTCATCATAAAGCGGAATCGTTTCATTCCAATCGATTATGGGGGTTTACGGAACCTATTCATGATATAGATACTAAACGACAATATGTCTTATTCACCCTTAATCTAGGATCGAACTACGTTTTGGTTTTACGATTGAATTGGGAGCTATTTTAA
- a CDS encoding DUF2804 family protein encodes MKEPVGSLLHPSTLEPLFGTFSGSILIDNSREYKAGLLSRLRSVDSVLVDILSETVFLELRIYKTVFRSGASLFLWNRKKGSVREIQIQGIGSNSFLKQGTFRDGYWSFTRDNHRFNFRLDDTIRQGYTHSAVWEKDLNFQLDALVQTGDKSKSLPFSSIEPSGKDWFFTTHSPDLAVQGQLAWNDLSVSMDDQTLAYSVSKGYSGFAFPLESRIYAGIGGKKRIHFHISQDGAAYLWRDGILESLGQIHLAAIGKKKIITGADSSFKIELEPAVEASFDRPTTWGNGKFRKTIFTADGWIKTKNKKENVKDGIGIWEEIIPKSSD; translated from the coding sequence ATGAAAGAACCTGTCGGATCTCTTCTTCATCCTTCCACCCTCGAACCGTTATTTGGGACGTTTTCGGGCTCCATTCTAATCGATAACTCTAGAGAATATAAAGCCGGACTTCTTTCCAGGCTGAGATCAGTCGATTCGGTTTTGGTCGATATTTTAAGTGAAACCGTCTTCTTGGAACTTCGCATTTATAAAACCGTTTTTCGTTCGGGCGCCAGCCTATTTCTTTGGAATCGAAAAAAAGGATCCGTTCGAGAAATCCAAATTCAAGGTATAGGGAGTAACTCGTTCTTAAAGCAAGGAACGTTTAGAGACGGTTACTGGAGTTTTACTAGAGATAATCATAGATTTAACTTTCGTTTAGACGATACGATCCGCCAAGGTTATACGCATTCCGCCGTCTGGGAAAAAGATTTAAATTTCCAGTTGGATGCTCTGGTTCAAACTGGAGACAAATCCAAATCCCTACCTTTTTCGAGCATAGAGCCGTCCGGTAAGGATTGGTTTTTTACGACTCATTCCCCGGACCTTGCCGTTCAAGGTCAATTAGCCTGGAACGATTTATCGGTATCCATGGATGATCAAACTCTTGCTTACTCGGTATCAAAAGGTTATTCGGGATTCGCATTCCCGCTGGAAAGTCGGATTTACGCGGGAATCGGCGGGAAAAAAAGAATTCACTTTCATATTTCTCAGGACGGCGCCGCTTATCTTTGGCGAGACGGAATCCTGGAGTCTCTCGGGCAAATTCATTTAGCAGCCATCGGTAAGAAGAAAATTATCACCGGTGCAGATTCATCGTTTAAGATCGAGCTAGAACCTGCGGTGGAAGCCAGTTTCGATCGGCCTACAACCTGGGGAAACGGTAAATTTCGGAAAACGATATTCACTGCCGATGGTTGGATAAAAACGAAGAACAAAAAAGAAAACGTAAAAGACGGTATCGGCATTTGGGAAGAAATCATACCGAAATCCTCCGATTGA